A window of the Euzebya pacifica genome harbors these coding sequences:
- a CDS encoding HNH endonuclease signature motif containing protein has protein sequence MNTVVERGVEVGWDELVDVLRAQGLGDVPVSVWTTADDLAGMPPVGDGPVPAVTRALEGLGRINGWLAGSDAADLADPAELQTVVAGLANLDAALSAARLRAMLAAREAGLPEAEGAVSLQAWATQALSVSSATAAREVRLAEGLIDRPDVVDMLQAGSISHDHAAGIVAAAERQAADQEAAARVRMAEEEEARERRRRADQQAQADAASMAERMRLAREAAEREQQLARERAEERAAKAAEEEAARRARQDALVEQAVQGSSPDRVRREATRLRSQDAEALERAAAAQRSRRSVRLWTDRTTGQRVLRADLTDDDYDLLRAGLQACEAPDPKNTPAAELRTPEQRRYDAFLDLVAAGLAAGELPTSRGVKPHVTVTVPAETLTGDADRPGVTSFGTVISPETARRLACDASLTRAVLSPSGMPLDIGRSTRVWTAAQHRAAELLFGGCAFPSGEGEPCGRPMGWTDLHHVIWWRHDGPTDQDNGVPLCRFHHTAVHHDGWTLEWDLPTGTVTIHRRRRGTTVRRSAVFPRDNHNGGPTPGPDDPPGSAHEHDDHDHDDLDHDDLDHDDLDHDPGVHPGNGPADGDGRLPI, from the coding sequence GTGAACACGGTGGTGGAACGCGGCGTTGAGGTCGGCTGGGACGAGCTGGTCGACGTCCTGCGCGCACAGGGCCTCGGGGACGTTCCCGTCAGCGTCTGGACCACCGCGGACGATCTCGCGGGGATGCCGCCGGTGGGTGATGGGCCGGTGCCGGCGGTGACCAGGGCGTTGGAGGGGCTGGGACGGATCAACGGATGGTTGGCGGGTTCCGATGCGGCGGACCTGGCCGACCCGGCCGAGCTGCAGACCGTGGTCGCGGGGCTGGCCAATCTGGATGCGGCCCTGTCGGCGGCTCGGTTGCGGGCGATGCTGGCGGCGCGGGAGGCAGGACTGCCGGAGGCCGAGGGGGCGGTCTCGTTGCAGGCGTGGGCGACGCAGGCCCTGTCGGTCTCTTCGGCGACCGCAGCGAGAGAGGTACGGCTGGCGGAGGGGCTGATCGACCGGCCGGACGTGGTGGACATGCTGCAGGCGGGGTCGATCTCCCACGACCACGCGGCAGGGATCGTGGCGGCGGCGGAACGGCAGGCGGCGGATCAGGAAGCTGCTGCTCGTGTCCGGATGGCGGAAGAGGAGGAGGCGCGGGAACGGCGGCGACGGGCCGACCAGCAGGCGCAGGCCGACGCCGCGTCGATGGCCGAGCGGATGCGGCTGGCCCGGGAGGCTGCCGAGCGGGAGCAGCAGCTGGCGAGGGAACGCGCCGAGGAGCGGGCAGCGAAGGCGGCGGAAGAGGAAGCGGCCCGGCGTGCCCGCCAGGACGCGCTGGTGGAGCAGGCCGTCCAGGGGTCATCGCCCGACCGTGTCCGGCGAGAGGCGACCCGCTTGCGGTCGCAGGATGCCGAGGCGTTGGAGCGTGCGGCGGCCGCCCAGCGGTCCCGCCGGTCGGTGCGGTTGTGGACCGATCGCACGACCGGGCAACGGGTGTTGCGGGCCGACCTGACCGATGACGACTACGACCTGCTGCGCGCCGGGTTGCAGGCCTGTGAGGCGCCGGACCCGAAGAACACCCCGGCCGCGGAGCTGCGGACCCCCGAGCAACGTCGCTACGACGCGTTCCTCGATCTGGTCGCGGCGGGCCTGGCGGCGGGTGAGCTGCCGACCTCGCGGGGGGTCAAGCCACACGTGACGGTGACGGTGCCGGCCGAGACGTTGACCGGTGATGCGGACCGGCCGGGGGTGACGTCGTTCGGGACGGTGATCTCGCCCGAGACGGCTCGGCGGTTGGCGTGCGATGCGTCGTTGACGCGGGCGGTGTTGTCGCCGTCGGGGATGCCGTTGGACATCGGACGGTCGACGCGGGTGTGGACGGCCGCGCAGCATCGTGCCGCCGAGCTGTTGTTCGGTGGCTGTGCGTTCCCATCGGGAGAGGGCGAGCCGTGCGGCCGGCCCATGGGCTGGACGGATCTGCATCACGTGATCTGGTGGCGGCACGACGGTCCGACCGATCAGGACAACGGGGTGCCGTTGTGCCGGTTTCACCACACGGCGGTGCACCACGACGGCTGGACGCTTGAGTGGGACCTGCCGACCGGCACCGTCACGATCCACCGTCGACGCCGGGGCACGACGGTCCGACGATCGGCGGTGTTCCCCCGCGACAACCACAACGGCGGACCGACGCCCGGCCCGGACGATCCACCCGGCAGCGCCCACGAACACGACGACCACGATCACGACGACCTCGATCACGACGACCTCGATCACGACGACCTCGATCACGACCCCGGCGTCCACCCCGGTAACGGTCCCGC
- a CDS encoding NADH-ubiquinone oxidoreductase-F iron-sulfur binding region domain-containing protein — translation MALLLPPTPVPSLAAYVDGGGGEGLATALELTPEEVIDEVRESRLRGRGGAGFLTGTKWASVREGARESDSTAYLVCNGAEGEPGTAKDRALVAANPFQLIEGICIALHGIGAVEAVIGVKAHDEHQVTRLCNAVDEATAAGWEGADRIIVVTGPDEYLYGEESAMLEVIEHKLPMPRILPPYMQGLHATMDQPNPTAVNNVETLSHVAHVFREGAAAWRQVGTETAAGTMIFTVSGDCTRPGLYELPLGTSLRELLVDHAGAEDIGFVISGVSNTVITPRLLDLPMDFDSFAEAGTGLGSGGFVVYGSHRDVVQVTERLAEFLAVESCGQCNACQLGTATMADALKRIDAGDGTTGDLAEIRATLSTVTNSRRCYLPVGAQLTIGSMMEEFGEAFRSRLGVPGDPEVAVDVPKIVLLEDGVVRYDPDYHRKRRDWSYPTTEPGDPDGAAEPESPR, via the coding sequence ATGGCCCTGCTGCTCCCGCCGACCCCCGTTCCGTCGCTCGCTGCCTACGTGGACGGCGGTGGCGGGGAGGGGTTGGCGACGGCGTTGGAGCTGACCCCGGAGGAGGTCATCGACGAGGTCCGCGAGTCACGGCTCCGGGGCCGTGGCGGCGCGGGGTTCCTCACGGGCACCAAGTGGGCGTCGGTGCGGGAGGGAGCGCGAGAGTCCGACTCCACCGCCTACCTGGTCTGCAACGGTGCGGAGGGGGAGCCGGGCACTGCCAAGGACCGCGCGCTCGTGGCCGCCAACCCCTTCCAGCTGATCGAGGGGATCTGCATCGCCCTGCACGGGATCGGTGCGGTCGAGGCAGTCATCGGGGTCAAGGCCCACGACGAGCACCAGGTGACCCGCCTGTGCAACGCGGTCGATGAGGCGACCGCCGCCGGCTGGGAGGGCGCCGATCGGATCATCGTGGTCACCGGTCCCGACGAGTACCTCTACGGCGAGGAGAGCGCGATGCTGGAGGTCATCGAGCACAAGCTGCCGATGCCACGCATCCTGCCGCCCTACATGCAGGGCCTGCACGCCACGATGGACCAGCCCAACCCCACCGCGGTCAACAACGTGGAGACCCTGAGCCACGTCGCGCACGTCTTCCGGGAGGGCGCCGCGGCCTGGCGCCAGGTCGGCACCGAAACCGCCGCCGGGACGATGATCTTCACCGTGTCCGGCGACTGCACGCGTCCCGGGCTGTACGAGCTGCCGCTCGGTACCTCGCTGCGGGAGCTGTTGGTGGATCACGCAGGAGCTGAGGACATCGGGTTCGTCATCTCCGGGGTCTCCAACACCGTCATCACCCCCAGGCTGCTGGACCTGCCGATGGACTTCGACTCCTTCGCCGAGGCGGGCACCGGCCTGGGCTCCGGCGGGTTCGTCGTCTACGGGAGCCACCGCGACGTCGTCCAGGTCACCGAGCGGCTCGCGGAGTTCCTGGCGGTGGAGTCCTGTGGACAGTGCAACGCCTGCCAGCTCGGCACCGCGACGATGGCTGACGCCCTCAAGCGGATCGACGCGGGGGACGGCACGACGGGCGACCTCGCGGAGATCCGCGCCACGCTGTCCACGGTCACCAACAGCCGTCGCTGCTACCTGCCGGTCGGGGCGCAGCTGACCATCGGCAGCATGATGGAGGAGTTCGGCGAGGCCTTCCGCTCCCGGCTGGGTGTGCCCGGCGACCCCGAGGTCGCCGTCGACGTCCCCAAGATCGTCCTGCTGGAGGACGGGGTGGTCCGCTATGACCCCGACTACCACCGCAAGCGCCGCGACTGGTCCTACCCCACCACCGAACCGGGTGACCCGGACGGCGCTGCCGAACCGGAATCACCTCGGTGA
- a CDS encoding glutamine amidotransferase, with translation MKPFLLLAHRTVDRAADDEYAAMLRFSGLEESTLHRVRMEQGPLGPVDLDDYSGVILGGGPYNVTEPVKSAAQQRVEAEVSALLDQVVARDLPFLGACYGIGTLGTHQGAIVDRTHSEPVGPMTITLTEEGTADPLMAGLPETFEAYLGHKEAIRRLPAHAVRLASSPTCPVQAFRIGRNVYATQFHPELDLPGIETRIDVYKDAGYFEPHEADLLIARARQRTVEHPMRILATFVDRYARTRVA, from the coding sequence GTGAAGCCGTTCCTCCTCCTCGCCCACCGCACCGTCGACCGTGCCGCCGACGACGAGTACGCCGCCATGCTGCGCTTCTCCGGCCTGGAGGAGTCCACCCTCCACCGGGTCAGGATGGAGCAGGGCCCCCTCGGGCCGGTCGACCTCGACGACTACTCCGGCGTGATCCTCGGTGGCGGCCCCTACAACGTGACCGAGCCGGTCAAGTCCGCCGCCCAGCAACGCGTCGAAGCCGAGGTCAGCGCGTTGCTCGACCAGGTCGTCGCCCGGGACCTGCCGTTCCTCGGTGCCTGCTACGGCATCGGCACGCTCGGCACCCATCAGGGCGCGATCGTCGACCGGACCCACTCCGAACCGGTTGGACCGATGACGATCACGCTGACCGAGGAGGGGACGGCCGACCCGCTGATGGCCGGCCTGCCCGAGACGTTCGAGGCCTACCTCGGCCACAAGGAAGCGATCCGCCGGCTGCCCGCCCACGCGGTGCGCCTCGCCTCCTCCCCGACCTGTCCGGTGCAGGCCTTCCGGATCGGTCGCAACGTCTACGCCACCCAGTTCCACCCCGAGCTGGACCTCCCCGGTATCGAGACCCGCATCGACGTGTACAAGGATGCCGGCTACTTCGAACCGCACGAGGCCGATCTGCTGATCGCGAGGGCCCGCCAGCGCACCGTCGAGCACCCGATGCGGATCCTCGCGACGTTCGTGGACCGGTACGCCCGCACCCGCGTCGCCTGA
- a CDS encoding iron chaperone yields the protein MGTVDAFIEGLAEPDRAAVRRAADIVMRVAPDAEQSTSYGMAAFRSGGKPLIGFTSSKNHLSAHPFSPPVVDAVASELDGSSLSKGTIRFTAAQPIPDHVVEAMVRLRLAEIA from the coding sequence GTGGGCACCGTGGACGCGTTCATCGAGGGGCTGGCCGAGCCCGACCGCGCTGCCGTTCGGCGGGCGGCCGACATCGTCATGCGGGTCGCGCCGGACGCCGAGCAGTCGACGAGCTACGGCATGGCCGCCTTCCGGTCCGGCGGCAAGCCGCTGATCGGATTCACGTCCAGCAAGAACCACCTGTCGGCCCACCCGTTCAGCCCGCCCGTGGTCGACGCCGTCGCCTCGGAGCTGGACGGCTCCTCGCTGTCCAAGGGCACCATCCGGTTCACCGCCGCGCAGCCGATCCCCGACCATGTGGTCGAGGCGATGGTGCGGCTGCGCCTCGCCGAGATCGCCTGA
- a CDS encoding sulfotransferase domain-containing protein gives MGRPRYRSRDEDSSRWGGLSRRDGDIVVSTRTKHGTTWAQAILLHLIHGPDLPAPLPVVSPWIDHLVEPLLEVLGRLEAQEHRRVIKTHTPLDGLPWREGLGYVVVARHPLDAATSLFHHIRNLDRRRMAELAGQPVPAGRPVVELGTWLSRWVVDDADPRQHLDSLNGVAHHLIDAWQRREEPNVVLVRYADLVVDRRREVERLAVALDLPLEHVDCAVEATSLEAMRDNAHRMVPDPVGIILDPSQFFRGGRVGDGRRLDPRLVQRYEERAAELFPPDLLEWLHGGEPVGDAPA, from the coding sequence GTGGGCCGACCCAGATACCGATCGCGTGACGAGGACTCCAGTCGCTGGGGTGGCCTGTCGCGCCGGGACGGCGACATCGTCGTGTCGACGCGGACCAAGCACGGGACGACCTGGGCCCAGGCGATCCTGCTGCACCTGATCCACGGCCCCGACCTGCCGGCACCCCTCCCCGTCGTCTCGCCGTGGATCGACCACCTGGTCGAGCCGTTGCTGGAGGTGCTCGGCCGGCTCGAGGCGCAGGAGCACCGGCGCGTCATCAAGACCCACACGCCGCTGGACGGGTTGCCGTGGCGAGAGGGCCTTGGCTATGTCGTGGTGGCCCGCCATCCGCTGGACGCCGCCACGTCGTTGTTCCACCACATCCGCAACCTCGACCGGCGACGGATGGCCGAGCTCGCCGGGCAGCCGGTGCCCGCGGGTCGACCGGTCGTCGAGCTGGGCACGTGGCTCAGCCGCTGGGTCGTCGACGACGCCGATCCGCGCCAGCACCTCGACTCGCTCAACGGCGTGGCTCACCACCTGATCGATGCGTGGCAGCGCCGTGAGGAACCCAACGTCGTGCTGGTCCGCTACGCCGACCTCGTGGTCGACCGGCGACGCGAGGTCGAGCGCCTGGCCGTTGCCCTGGACCTGCCGCTGGAGCACGTCGACTGTGCCGTCGAGGCCACGTCGCTGGAGGCCATGCGCGACAACGCCCACCGGATGGTCCCCGACCCCGTCGGCATCATCCTCGACCCCAGCCAGTTCTTCCGCGGCGGCCGGGTCGGCGACGGCCGGCGGCTGGATCCCCGCCTGGTCCAGCGCTACGAGGAACGTGCGGCCGAGCTGTTCCCACCGGACCTGCTGGAGTGGCTGCACGGCGGCGAACCGGTGGGGGACGCGCCGGCCTAG
- a CDS encoding sensor histidine kinase: MTTPDLPPSPAERRHADLLRSERTMLWVRTLAAVFALVQIITYSALPYPPGWAGASLGLVVVMAVVNMVVLALLMTRWASTLPRARGLALTTTALDVLVANGLVLAYSFDPGSAHWAILFLTPLLGAARFRLPGALIAWGGTAVLYTARQAFAADRFEDISFSPSSIGFRMGLALLVALVAGLLARDLARERERTAQALTEVARVDLLRARLVGSLAHDLRSPLTAINGALKAITPDQPAELQEQLVGLARRQGARLARVADGMIDLARVERGQLELELHPTDLAEVVAATLEALAPKEGEVSVAIPDGLMVEADPDRLDQILYNLIGNAMRHGRPPVEVTATEDGRAVTIAVTDQGKGVPTERQDGLFDAFTTSGSGGIGLGLWLVQELARAHGGEASYRATDHGGACFEVVLPRA, translated from the coding sequence ATGACCACTCCGGACCTGCCACCCTCCCCTGCGGAGCGCCGCCATGCGGACCTGCTGCGGTCCGAACGCACCATGCTCTGGGTGCGGACCCTCGCGGCGGTCTTCGCCCTGGTCCAGATCATCACGTACTCGGCGTTGCCCTATCCGCCGGGGTGGGCCGGTGCATCCCTCGGGCTGGTCGTCGTGATGGCCGTGGTCAACATGGTCGTCCTGGCCCTGCTGATGACGCGCTGGGCGTCCACGCTGCCGCGCGCCCGTGGCCTGGCCCTGACCACGACGGCCCTCGACGTGCTCGTCGCCAACGGGCTGGTGCTGGCCTACAGCTTCGATCCGGGGTCGGCCCACTGGGCGATCCTGTTCCTCACCCCGCTGCTGGGCGCGGCCCGGTTCCGCCTGCCGGGTGCGCTGATCGCGTGGGGCGGCACGGCCGTGCTGTACACCGCCCGCCAGGCGTTCGCGGCGGACCGCTTCGAGGACATCAGCTTCTCCCCCTCCTCCATCGGGTTCCGCATGGGGCTGGCCCTCCTCGTCGCGCTCGTCGCCGGCCTGCTGGCCCGCGACCTGGCGCGCGAGCGGGAACGCACCGCCCAGGCGCTGACCGAGGTCGCCCGGGTCGACCTGCTGCGTGCCCGTCTCGTCGGCTCGCTCGCCCACGACCTCCGTTCGCCGCTGACCGCCATCAACGGCGCCCTCAAGGCCATCACCCCGGACCAGCCAGCGGAGCTGCAGGAGCAGCTGGTCGGCCTCGCCCGACGACAGGGGGCCAGGCTGGCCCGCGTGGCCGACGGCATGATCGACCTGGCCCGTGTCGAACGAGGTCAGCTCGAGCTGGAGCTCCACCCGACCGACCTGGCCGAGGTGGTCGCCGCCACCCTCGAGGCGCTCGCTCCCAAGGAGGGAGAGGTGTCGGTCGCGATCCCCGACGGGCTGATGGTCGAGGCTGACCCCGACCGGCTGGACCAGATCCTCTACAACCTGATCGGCAACGCGATGCGCCACGGCCGACCGCCGGTCGAGGTGACCGCGACCGAGGACGGCCGGGCCGTGACCATCGCCGTGACCGATCAGGGCAAGGGTGTCCCGACCGAACGGCAGGACGGCCTGTTCGACGCCTTCACCACGTCGGGGTCGGGCGGGATCGGCCTGGGCCTGTGGCTGGTCCAGGAGCTGGCCCGAGCCCACGGCGGCGAGGCCAGCTACCGCGCCACCGATCACGGCGGTGCCTGCTTCGAGGTGGTCCTGCCCCGCGCCTGA
- a CDS encoding cupin domain-containing protein, whose amino-acid sequence MHQQDPARPARVVGEDELSVADPTPGMTRRLAFRTDRTWTGTVETAPGVASGWHHHGDHDSTLYVVAGTLRMQSGPGGTVVDDAGPGDFLHIPPYAVHRESNPGEVTSRAVIVRAGEGVPTINVDGPAPA is encoded by the coding sequence ATGCACCAACAGGACCCCGCACGACCCGCCCGCGTCGTCGGTGAGGACGAGCTGTCCGTGGCCGACCCGACCCCCGGCATGACCCGACGCCTCGCGTTCCGGACTGACCGCACCTGGACGGGGACGGTCGAGACCGCCCCCGGCGTGGCCAGCGGATGGCATCACCACGGCGACCACGACAGCACCCTGTACGTGGTCGCCGGGACGCTGCGCATGCAGTCGGGGCCGGGCGGAACGGTGGTCGACGACGCCGGCCCCGGCGACTTCCTGCACATCCCGCCGTACGCCGTCCACCGGGAGTCCAATCCGGGCGAGGTGACCTCGCGAGCGGTCATCGTCCGGGCAGGGGAGGGTGTGCCGACGATCAACGTCGACGGGCCCGCCCCGGCCTGA
- a CDS encoding thioredoxin family protein: MVSTTVPDLPEGLVAVVKRDCPTCVMVVPVLERLWATGLVTVVTQDDPAWPASVDPLHDEDLALSWHHDIEVVPTLLRVADGEVVDRIVGWDREEWEAFTRLSGLGPDLPEFRPGCGSLSVDPDVVDTLRARFAGDGLTSRRVELASAEDDIEAMFDRGWTDGLPVVPPTPERVAAMLTGTTRAPDEVVAVVPPNLAEATVEKVAVNAVMAGCRPEYLPFVIAAVEAACSDRFNMHGLLATTWFAGPVVVVNGPGATRIGMNSGINALGQGNRANATIGRALNLVVRNLGGGHPGGVDRATLGQPGKYTFCFAEDEAGSPWTSLAVDRGFAADATTVTVFAGCGVHGMIDQISRRPESLAASMAASLRSVAHPKLAMAFDAMLVVAPEHARVFADAGWDRGRLHAELTSLLTIPGAEMVRGAGGIDEGLPEGLAEMDIPKFRPGGLLIVHAGGGAGMFSGIIGGWVSGEAGSDPTTVEVRT, from the coding sequence ATGGTTTCCACGACCGTGCCGGACCTGCCCGAGGGCTTGGTCGCCGTGGTCAAGCGCGACTGCCCGACCTGCGTGATGGTGGTCCCCGTCCTGGAGCGGCTGTGGGCCACCGGCCTGGTGACGGTCGTCACGCAGGACGACCCCGCGTGGCCGGCCAGCGTCGACCCACTCCACGACGAGGACCTGGCGCTGTCGTGGCACCACGACATCGAGGTGGTGCCGACGTTGCTGAGGGTCGCCGACGGAGAAGTGGTCGACCGGATCGTCGGCTGGGATCGCGAGGAGTGGGAGGCGTTCACCCGCCTGTCCGGGCTGGGTCCGGACCTGCCGGAGTTCCGTCCGGGGTGCGGGTCGCTGTCGGTCGACCCCGACGTCGTCGACACGCTGCGGGCACGGTTCGCCGGCGACGGGCTGACCAGCCGCCGGGTGGAGCTGGCGTCGGCCGAGGACGACATCGAGGCGATGTTCGACCGTGGCTGGACCGACGGCCTGCCCGTTGTCCCGCCCACCCCCGAACGGGTCGCCGCCATGCTGACCGGGACCACCCGCGCGCCCGACGAGGTCGTCGCCGTCGTCCCGCCGAACCTGGCCGAGGCGACGGTGGAGAAGGTCGCAGTCAACGCCGTCATGGCCGGCTGCCGGCCGGAGTACCTCCCCTTCGTCATCGCCGCCGTCGAGGCCGCCTGCTCGGACCGCTTCAACATGCACGGGCTGCTCGCGACGACGTGGTTCGCCGGGCCGGTCGTCGTGGTCAACGGGCCGGGCGCCACGCGGATCGGCATGAACAGCGGCATCAACGCCCTCGGGCAGGGCAACCGCGCCAACGCCACGATCGGGCGGGCGCTCAACCTCGTCGTGCGCAACCTCGGCGGCGGGCATCCCGGCGGGGTCGACCGGGCAACGCTCGGCCAGCCGGGCAAGTACACGTTCTGCTTCGCCGAGGACGAGGCTGGCTCGCCCTGGACATCGCTTGCGGTCGACCGCGGGTTCGCCGCCGACGCGACCACCGTGACGGTGTTCGCCGGCTGTGGGGTGCACGGGATGATCGACCAGATCAGCCGACGGCCCGAGTCGCTGGCCGCGTCGATGGCCGCCAGCCTGCGCAGCGTCGCCCACCCCAAGCTGGCCATGGCGTTCGACGCGATGCTCGTCGTCGCGCCCGAACACGCCCGGGTGTTCGCCGATGCCGGCTGGGACCGCGGACGCCTGCATGCCGAGCTGACGTCGCTGCTGACCATCCCGGGTGCGGAGATGGTGCGGGGGGCCGGCGGGATCGACGAGGGCCTGCCCGAGGGACTGGCGGAGATGGACATCCCCAAGTTCCGGCCCGGCGGGCTGCTGATCGTCCATGCCGGCGGCGGGGCCGGGATGTTCTCTGGCATCATCGGCGGATGGGTCAGCGGCGAGGCCGGCAGCGACCCGACGACCGTGGAGGTGAGGACGTGA
- a CDS encoding UGSC family (seleno)protein has translation MSSTRWVLDPTDETTPAVRPRTPRPAILDGRVVGLLDISKARGDVFLDRIDERLRAQGVEVRRYRKPTFAKPAPVDLRQEIAEQCYVVIEALADUGSCTSCSVHDIADLERRGLVGVMVASTEFVTAADTQADALGFDVARVFVPHPIQDRTDEELVALADQAFEEILSRVTSDS, from the coding sequence GTGAGCTCGACGAGATGGGTGCTGGACCCGACCGACGAGACCACCCCTGCGGTCCGGCCGCGTACCCCTCGCCCCGCCATCCTGGATGGGAGGGTCGTCGGGCTGCTGGACATCTCCAAGGCCCGTGGCGACGTGTTCCTCGACCGGATCGACGAGCGGCTGCGAGCCCAGGGGGTGGAGGTCCGGCGCTACCGCAAGCCGACGTTCGCCAAGCCCGCCCCCGTCGACCTGCGGCAGGAGATCGCCGAGCAGTGCTACGTCGTCATCGAGGCGCTGGCCGACTGAGGCTCCTGCACGTCGTGCAGTGTGCATGACATCGCCGACCTCGAACGCCGGGGTCTCGTGGGCGTGATGGTCGCCTCGACCGAGTTCGTGACGGCCGCCGACACCCAGGCCGACGCGCTCGGGTTCGACGTCGCGAGGGTGTTCGTCCCCCACCCCATCCAGGACCGCACCGACGAGGAGCTCGTGGCGCTCGCGGATCAGGCGTTCGAGGAGATCCTGTCGCGGGTGACGTCGGACTCGTGA